The DNA window GGGCATAGCTTTTGTGCCCAGGAATGAAGACCGCATTCCTTCAATTACGCCTACCATAGGGTTGAGGGCATAGAAATACAAATATTTTTCCGGAATTATTGATATGGAATACACTACAGGAGCCGAATACATTAAGATTCTTACCATAAATGACATGGCGTGGTTTACGTCTCTGAACTGAACCGCTAACGCAGATAAGATCATCCCCGAACCAATGGAAGTGAGCACCATTATCAATAATAGAATCGGCAAATAAATGATATTGTATGAGGGAATAAAATTATAGTATAAAAACAATCCTATCATCACGATAAACCCAATTGAAAAATCAATGAATTTTGTAAAAACAGCTGATAAAGGTAAAATCAAACGCGGAAAATAAACTTTTGACAATAGGGCTTTATTTGCAGTCAAACTATTTGAAGATTCGGT is part of the Hyphobacterium sp. CCMP332 genome and encodes:
- a CDS encoding ABC transporter permease, producing the protein MENKQITIIKPQKGWQLIDVKEIIRYKDLLYFLVLRGIKAKYAQSVLGVSWAVIQPLVQTVVFTLIFGKLARLGSDGVPYILFSFAAMVPWHYFSGMLTESSNSLTANKALLSKVYFPRLILPLSAVFTKFIDFSIGFIVMIGLFLYYNFIPSYNIIYLPILLLIMVLTSIGSGMILSALAVQFRDVNHAMSFMVRILMYSAPVVYSISIIPEKYLYFYALNPMVGVIEGMRSSFLGTKAMPWDLIGIGAMVSVLLFVFGSFYFRKMERNFADVA